CCTCCAGACTCGAAAGGGCTATTACGCCGTGCCGGACTTGAATGGAGAGCCGTTGCAACCCTACGAACTGCTGGCGTTGAATGCCATGAAGGCACGGCCGGTCTCTTTTGAGTTTCCCTATCAGATTTCTGCCATGAAGTTCCGGCCGCACGAAAATGCGGTGCAGTACGAAGTCGCGTTTGAGATTCCGCTCTCCGGTATCAAACCCGTTCCGGATAGAAAGACCGGTGAACTCCGCGTACGCGCGGCTTTGGTCGCGTTTATTCACGACTCCACGGGAGAGATCGTGAAAAAAGTAAGCCGCGAGGTGCTTCGAAAGGTAGCGAGTGCAGACGCCGCGCAACTGCAAAGCGATCGCATTCTCTACGCTGAACCCGTCGACCTGCAGCCTGGGCACTACGTCATCGAGACGGCGGTGACCGATGAAACGACCGGCAAAACATCGACCAAAAGTGTTTCTCTGTACGTCGACCCGGGCAAGAATCTATCGCTGAGTTCTCTCGGATTAGTGCGTCGTTTCGAACCTCTGACTGGGCCGCCCCGCCCGCTGAGTCCCTTCGAGCTGGAGAATGGCCGCGTGACTCCCACACTTGCCGATTCCGTACCCGGAAACCCGGTCAGCCTGTACTTCGTTGTCTATCCCGCCAAGCACCCAGATGGCGAAGCCCCGAAAGTCACCTTGAAACTTCTGCGCGACGGTAAGGAGATCGCGTACAAGCCCTTGAATTTGGACCAGCCCGGGCCCGATGGATCGATCCCCATGCTGGTACAGCTGACTCCCGGCCCAGGGCAATGCGACGTTCTGGTCACAGCAAAGCAGGGATCGTCCGTTGCGGAGTCAAGCCTTTCTGTGAGAATCGAATAAGAGGATCGAGAAAGCGGTTAACGCTGTTTCCGATTCGGGGCTACATACCCTGATAGCGAATATTGACATTTGATCAATCGCGACCTGGGGTAAAATTACGCCACTGGTACAACTCGTCGGCAGCTGGGGATTGCATGGTCGTATCGGTCTTGCTCCAAGCACGTGTTCTTCTCCTTACAGCCGCTTTGTGCGTGGGCACGGTCGGCGCGCAGATCACGATCATGGGATCGCAGGCTCCCGATACTCTCGATCCTCATCTCGATCCTCAAAAAGTTGATTCGCAGACGGCAGAAGCCAGCGACCTTGTCTTCCGCCAAAACGTGCGCCGAGTGGTGGTCGACGTAGTCGTTTCAGACTCGAAAGGTAAGCCAGTTTCCGGGCTCACCGCCAAAGACTTCTCGATCGCCGAGGACGGCAAGGCTCAGCCGATTCGTAACTTCGACGTCCATGACTTCGATCTGATTTCAGACTCTTCTCTCAAAGCTCCCAGTTCCCTTCCGCTCAACACTTTCGTGAATGTTCCCGATGGCCCGGAACGCGGACCGCTTTATGTTTTGCTTTTGGACCTTCTCAATATGGAGGTCGACGACCAGCCCGCGGCGCGCCAGCAACTGCTGAAGTTCGCCCGCAGCAAGCCGTTGGGTACCCGCTTCGCCGTCTTCGTTTTGAGCGATGGCCTTTATCTGCTCCAGGGTTTTACCGAAGACCGCAACCGGCTCGCCGATCTGCTCGATCCTAAAAATTCCCATTCTCATTTGCCGCGAATCTTTTTGTATGCCGATAACTTTCGACCGGCGATTTCAACCCCAATGGCGCTCATGAAGATCGCGCAATTCCTGGCGGAGCTTCCGGGACACAAGAATGTGATCTGGATTTCGGCGTCGTTTCCTTCGGCCACCATGCCCAGTTCCGATCCCGGCAATGAGGGCCTCAGCATCAGCGATCAAATCAAGGAAACGACCGACGCGCTGGCTCGCGGACAGATCGCCGTCTATCCCATCGACGTTCGGGGCGTGGCCGGGACCGGCGCCTCGGCCTCAGATGTGTCTAGCCGTTCGAATGCCTCTACGAGCAACAGCGCCGACTACGCTTTGAACGCCCGCCACATGACCGAAGAGGAAATCGCGGACGCGACTGGGGGCCGCGCCTTCTACAACACGAATGACCTGGCCAGCGCACTCACCGAAGCGACCGAAACCGGCGCCCACTATTACACGTTGACTTACTCTCCCAGCAATCAGAACTACGACGGAGGGATGCGTCATATTCACGTCGCACTGGCCAACCGCGGCTATCGCCTGGCCTATCGTCACTCTTATTTTGGAAATCCCTCGCCGCCGCCAGAGCCCGCCAAGGCGCTTCACCCGGCTTCGGACCTGGAATCGGTGCAAACGGCGCAGCCAGCCGATTCGTTGTATCCCAACATGCAGCATGGCGCTCCGCTCGCTCATCAACTACTATTCCGCGCGCACATTCACGCCGTGGCTCCGCCCCGAAAAGCCACGCCTCAACAGATGGCAAATCTGGCCGATCAAGCCTCTTATTTTCGTGCTCGCAGCCAAAAGCATCGTGACAAATCACTTCGTCCCATTCAACTACAGACCTATGAAATCGATTACACGGTCGCCGCTCGCTATCCCGCTTTGGAGATAGCCGCCGCAGCTTTTGACGAGGACGGAAAAATGGTAAATGGCATGGTCCAGCGCGCCGCCCAAGACCACGACCAAATCTTCGCTGGAACCAGACGCGATGGCATCTATCGCATTCAACAGCATTTCGATGTGCCCATGTCAGCCGTCTCTGTGCGACTCGGGGTGCGCGATATCGCGACCGACAACGTCGGAGCGGTAGAAGTGAACCTGCCGCTCGATCCCGAGCCAACCACCGAGGCCAAGATGCACTCGGATTCCTCCCATGCTTCCGATCAGGCCGGTTCAACGCAGCAGTAGCGAAGCTGCCATCTCACAGGTTCCGTCGTATCCGGGAATCCGCCCTTTCCAGCATGTTATATTCCTCTTCATCGAGTAAAGCCGTGGGATTTGGGGAAATGACCGCAATCAGGGGCTGGGTAAGGCGATTCAGTTATTGCGCTTTTCTCTTCGCGTCGCTCATTTTGGCAAATTTCCAGCTTTCCTCGATTGCCACAGCCCAGATTGCCGATGCCCAAACGAATTCCGCCAGATTTTCCGATATCGCTTCGAAAGCCGTAGCCGCCCGCGACGCGAACGATATTCCCGCCGCGATCGAACTCTACCAGCAAGCCTTGAAACTCAATCCGAAATGGCCAGATGGATGGTGGTTCCTGGGTTCTCTGCAATACGCATCCAACGCGTACGCGCCCGCCCGGGATGCCCTTTCGCACTATCTCGAACTCACTCCCAACGCCGCGCCTGCATTAGCCATGCGCGGACTCTGCGAATTTGAGATCGGCGACTATCAGGCATCCCTCACGGATATTCAGCGGGCTCTTGCAAATGGCGCTGCCAATCAATCCCGTAACGAGAAAATTCTTCGCTACCATGAAGCCCTGCTGCTGACTCGAACCGGCCGCTTCGAAGAGGCTCTGCGAAGCTATGCCTTTTTCGCCAAAGATAAAAATGACGACTCCAACCCTGAACTGTTAATGGCGATGGGACTGGCAGGCCTTCGCACGCCACTGCTCCCGAGAGACTTGCGGGCAGATCAGCAGGAACTGTACATCAGCGCCGGCAAGGCCGCCTTCGATTTCATGAAAAAAGACACCGAAGCCGCGCGGGTGGACTTCCAGCATCTCTTCGAGCGCCTCCCCGAGGTGCCCAATGCTCATTATCTTTATGGCTATTTGCTCTACGCCACCGACCCTGACGCGGCCAAAGTTGAACTCAAAAAAGAGTTGGAAGTCGATCCCAAGAGCGCAGTCGCAGAGGTAATGCTGGCCTGGATTCCCCTGCTGAAGAATGACGGCGCCGAAGCCCTGCCCTACGCCCGTCGGGCCGTTGCAGAGGATCCTTCACTTTCCAGCGCTCAACTGGTGCTCGGCCGCGCGCTCACCGAGACGGGCGATCCAAAGGGCGGCATTGAGCATCTGGAAAAAACATTACAGGTACAGCCCGATAATCTTGAAGTCCATTTGGGGCTGGCTAAGGCGTACTCAAAATCCGGCCGCAAAGAAGACGCACGGCGCGAGCGCTTACTGTGCGTCGAGATGACGAAGAATGATCAGCCGGCCACGCATCCTTAACCCGTTCGCGCAAATCGCGATTTTCGTCGCCGCGATCTCGGCCGTTTCTCCGCTGGCGGGCGCGCAAGGCAAGACCGAATCCGCATGCGTGTCGTGCCACCGCGCACGCTCCGAGACGCAGCCGCGCACGCCGATGGGGCGGGCGATGGAACTTCCCGCCGAGAATCCAACGCTGCACGCACATCCTAAACTCACAGTTCGCAAAGGCCCGTACACCTATACCGTCGAAACCCACGGCGAGCAGAGCATATACAACGTGAGCGATGGCGCGCGCACGATCTCAGTGCCCATTCACTACAATTTTGGCGAGGGCGCGCAGACCTGGGTTTTGGACTACAACGGGAAACGCTATGAGAGCGCGGTCAGTTATTATCCGTCGATTGCGGGGCTCGATTTCACTACCGGCGATGAAGACTTGAAGCCGCGAAATCTCGAGGAAGCCATCGGACGTCCCATCGAACTCCGCGAAACCAAAGTGTGCTTCGGTTGTCATACGAGTAACGCTGTCACCAACGGCGAGATGAGGTATGACACAATGCGCCCCGGCGTAACCTGCGAGCATTGCCACGCCGGCACCAGTACTCACATCGCCGACTCGTTCAACAACGATTTCAGTTCCACCCCGCCCGATATCCGCAAATG
This genomic stretch from Candidatus Sulfotelmatobacter sp. harbors:
- a CDS encoding VWA domain-containing protein, which translates into the protein MLQARVLLLTAALCVGTVGAQITIMGSQAPDTLDPHLDPQKVDSQTAEASDLVFRQNVRRVVVDVVVSDSKGKPVSGLTAKDFSIAEDGKAQPIRNFDVHDFDLISDSSLKAPSSLPLNTFVNVPDGPERGPLYVLLLDLLNMEVDDQPAARQQLLKFARSKPLGTRFAVFVLSDGLYLLQGFTEDRNRLADLLDPKNSHSHLPRIFLYADNFRPAISTPMALMKIAQFLAELPGHKNVIWISASFPSATMPSSDPGNEGLSISDQIKETTDALARGQIAVYPIDVRGVAGTGASASDVSSRSNASTSNSADYALNARHMTEEEIADATGGRAFYNTNDLASALTEATETGAHYYTLTYSPSNQNYDGGMRHIHVALANRGYRLAYRHSYFGNPSPPPEPAKALHPASDLESVQTAQPADSLYPNMQHGAPLAHQLLFRAHIHAVAPPRKATPQQMANLADQASYFRARSQKHRDKSLRPIQLQTYEIDYTVAARYPALEIAAAAFDEDGKMVNGMVQRAAQDHDQIFAGTRRDGIYRIQQHFDVPMSAVSVRLGVRDIATDNVGAVEVNLPLDPEPTTEAKMHSDSSHASDQAGSTQQ
- a CDS encoding tetratricopeptide repeat protein, with the translated sequence MTAIRGWVRRFSYCAFLFASLILANFQLSSIATAQIADAQTNSARFSDIASKAVAARDANDIPAAIELYQQALKLNPKWPDGWWFLGSLQYASNAYAPARDALSHYLELTPNAAPALAMRGLCEFEIGDYQASLTDIQRALANGAANQSRNEKILRYHEALLLTRTGRFEEALRSYAFFAKDKNDDSNPELLMAMGLAGLRTPLLPRDLRADQQELYISAGKAAFDFMKKDTEAARVDFQHLFERLPEVPNAHYLYGYLLYATDPDAAKVELKKELEVDPKSAVAEVMLAWIPLLKNDGAEALPYARRAVAEDPSLSSAQLVLGRALTETGDPKGGIEHLEKTLQVQPDNLEVHLGLAKAYSKSGRKEDARRERLLCVEMTKNDQPATHP
- a CDS encoding multiheme c-type cytochrome; its protein translation is MISRPRILNPFAQIAIFVAAISAVSPLAGAQGKTESACVSCHRARSETQPRTPMGRAMELPAENPTLHAHPKLTVRKGPYTYTVETHGEQSIYNVSDGARTISVPIHYNFGEGAQTWVLDYNGKRYESAVSYYPSIAGLDFTTGDEDLKPRNLEEAIGRPIELRETKVCFGCHTSNAVTNGEMRYDTMRPGVTCEHCHAGTSTHIADSFNNDFSSTPPDIRKWSSEDISNFCGQCHRSWETVVRNHWHGELTVRFQPYRLANSKCFDGTDPRISCIACHDPHQDVVVQDSSYDRQCLACHSVPSAPAASSVPIASEVETSVQNNGPIHAKICPTAKSDCVSCHMPKVKLPNGLMTFTDHEIRVVKPGEPFPN